The Rhopalosiphum maidis isolate BTI-1 chromosome 4, ASM367621v3, whole genome shotgun sequence region tataacatgttataaataaaagatattcTTATTTCTAAGATTTtatggtgtataatataatattaaattgtgtaagatggtgcaataaaattaattaccgttattaaaataatatctaaaaaagtttaaataagttatttttgtatcgaatcctatgtatattatgaaataataatattccagcagaatgtaaataataaaagcattgtaggtatatttatttttatttaaggtaggtaaatactaattttttcgaaaagttttaaaattttgcgaatttttttttctataggtatattttgaaatcataacaattttattattatttttgattatctgttaattgtttttttttcttttttttttttaatgaaatcatatatatttctaattttatagtCCGAAAACCatctttttttagaattttgaacGAGTtgtgaacttaaaatatttaaatacaataaataataagcttCTAGTGTGACAGGACccttatattacattacatttccTATTGGCTATTACTCTATCAGCtatatgcttaaaaataaattgatagtatttgtaattttaaattatattattatgttatcatttattaagaTTTACTAGCACACTTAAACATGATTTCTATACTTGcgtcaaattcattttttgaaaatctaatGCACCGTCTGAAATGACAATGGTGcagaaattacattttatatagtaaatatatagatgcgctgcaaataacaaaaataatatgaaaaaataatttcaagttaaaaatttaaaatgtaaaaatgatcCAAAAAAGAACTTTGTTgttcttgtataatattgttgtaaccaatttataattaaagctGTTTAATGACCTGCAATTCATTATcacgaaattaattattatacctattaatatattaaaatatttttattaatatattaataaataataacttacacAGGGACACTGCCGGGCAAGAGCGTTTCCGAACACTGACTACGGCCTACTATCGAGGCGCAATGGGCATATTACTCGTCTATGACGTGACGAATTTGGATTCATTCGACCATTTGACGTACTGGTTGAAGAATATTCAAGAGGTGAGTTTTAACGAACAGtttaatggtataataatcaTGAACAAGAACATGATGGtccaattattcaatatatatttgcaactaataatacctaattataatatgaatattacaatgtaaattatgtaataattacgtacaataataaataatatttatgtttagaaCGCTTCGCCGGATGTTATTAAAGTTTTGGCAGGTAACAAATGTGACAACGAGACAGTGAGAGCCGTGGACAAAGCTGACGGTGAAAAAGTGAGTACtcagataatttttcaatacgaAATAGTATTGTTATACTATAGCGGTCCATTGCACCgacaattaaacatatttttttacattttactatcatgtttgaaaataaattaatcgatACAGCACAaatgcacaataatattatgtatgcagtatatattataacactatacCTAGtacattatactgtataatactttatattacgTATTGCATCATCTTTATCTATTATGTTTAGATAGCGGAATGCTACGATATGCCGTTTTTCGAAGTCTCGTGTAAGATGGACGTCAATGTGGAAGAAGCGTTTCAAGCATTGGCTAAAATGATCAAAGAACGTTCCAAATACTCGGTGAGCTATTAcacgtaaaaattatattatatttaaatgatgtgATTTtggtattaaatcatattactaTATGGCACAATCATACTatcaaataagtttaaaaaagaaatattattaatataattaactatatttttatatacctatgtccTATTTATTGAAACTCTTAAAAAGATAATCTatttcagaatataaaattatacatacctatgctgtaattcaaaaacacaAAATCTCATACATTTAAAGGtatcaataaaaaagtaaatatatatatatatatatttgtaaacacatatttttataaggacttaaaattatgtaaaaaacggTTTCTAAAATACGTTAATACTTTTCGTGGAAATGAgtgtttaacttttaactttaaaagtcatctcatatattatattacctacctatatttaaacctaggcaattttttttaatttatgcagatcgttaaataaaatacttattctttttaaagttGCTATATTAACtccaatacataaaaaaaatatttcatctcattttttagtaattttttttacctattcttaggaaataaaaatattaaaaaaaaatggaggaTTTTTAGATTTCTGCTAGAATtgaataatctattaaaaaaaaataaataaaaaaaaaattgaagtttaCATGGGATAAAGGAATATCTTCAAGTCgagctatataattatataatttaacgaaACGCTctataaaaaggaaaatagTATGCTAGTATGCATCAATTTAATTGGATCTATTAGATCCAAATGAAACCTTCGACGCGACCAACTATAGGCATACTATAGataataagtatactaaataaaattaactatttacgGGTATCTGGTTCTGGCT contains the following coding sequences:
- the LOC113560759 gene encoding ras-related protein Rab-13-like; this encodes MNTGESYKVLVLGDSNVGKTCLMHRFCDETYYDTYISTIGVDYKQKIIQLDEKPVKLQIWDTAGQERFRTLTTAYYRGAMGILLVYDVTNLDSFDHLTYWLKNIQENASPDVIKVLAGNKCDNETVRAVDKADGEKIAECYDMPFFEVSCKMDVNVEEAFQALAKMIKERSKYSGAFGLRDETPREKCSPLFEKAFSESTRKCSSC